Proteins encoded together in one Gemmatimonadota bacterium DH-78 window:
- a CDS encoding IS3 family transposase (programmed frameshift), producing MANRSKYSRETRERAVRLVWETEGQHGSQWAAICSVAEKVGCTSETLRKWVRRAERDGGQRPGPTSSEQERIKALERENRELKRANEILRKASAYFGAGGARPPTPLMVAFIDDHRSEYGVEPICRVLPIAPSTYYTRKAIEAEPERASDRARRDAALRPEIRRVWQENFSVYGVRKVWRQLRREGAPVARCTVARLMREMGLRGAIRGRGFKVTTQPDECLDRPRDLVDRDFSARRPNELWVSDLTYVRTGSSFAYVAFVIDVFARRIVGWQVSNSLKSDLALNALEQAIAERRADGERALVHHSDRGSQYLSIRYTERLALAGIEPSVGSRGDSYDNALAESIIGLYKTELIYPRGPWTRLEDLELATLGWVWWFNHHRLLGPLGDIPPVEFEEQYHSRQAALPEPLALKSNTLR from the exons ATGGCAAACCGATCGAAGTACTCCCGGGAGACACGGGAGCGGGCGGTCCGGCTGGTGTGGGAAACCGAAGGGCAGCACGGGTCGCAGTGGGCAGCGATCTGCTCAGTGGCCGAGAAGGTGGGCTGCACGTCCGAGACGCTGCGGAAGTGGGTTCGTCGCGCCGAGCGTGACGGCGGCCAGCGGCCGGGTCCGACGAGCAGCGAGCAGGAGCGGATCAAGGCACTCGAGCGCGAGAATCGCGAGTTGAAGCGAGCGAACGAAATCCTTCGCAAGGCATCCGCGTATTTCG GCGCAGGCGGAGCTCGACCGCCGACCCCGCTGATGGTGGCCTTCATCGACGACCACCGCTCCGAGTACGGAGTCGAGCCGATCTGCCGGGTTCTGCCGATCGCTCCATCGACCTACTACACGCGCAAGGCGATCGAGGCAGAACCGGAGCGGGCGTCGGACCGGGCCCGTCGCGATGCCGCGCTGCGTCCCGAGATCCGGCGCGTGTGGCAGGAGAACTTCTCGGTGTACGGCGTTCGGAAGGTCTGGAGGCAGCTGAGGCGCGAAGGCGCGCCCGTCGCCCGCTGCACCGTCGCCCGACTGATGCGGGAAATGGGGCTGCGTGGGGCCATCCGCGGCCGAGGCTTCAAGGTCACGACCCAGCCGGACGAGTGCCTGGATCGGCCCCGCGATCTGGTGGATCGCGACTTCTCCGCCCGCCGTCCGAACGAGCTTTGGGTCTCGGACCTGACCTACGTCCGGACCGGATCGAGCTTCGCCTACGTGGCCTTCGTGATCGACGTCTTCGCACGACGGATCGTCGGCTGGCAGGTGTCGAACTCGCTGAAGAGCGACCTGGCCCTGAACGCGCTGGAGCAGGCCATTGCGGAGCGGAGGGCCGACGGTGAGCGTGCCTTGGTGCATCACTCCGACCGCGGCTCTCAATACCTCAGTATTCGCTACACCGAGCGCCTGGCGCTGGCCGGCATCGAGCCCTCCGTCGGCAGCCGGGGCGACTCCTACGACAACGCCCTGGCCGAGTCGATCATCGGGCTCTACAAGACGGAGCTGATCTACCCTCGGGGCCCCTGGACTCGCCTCGAAGACCTCGAACTCGCCACCCTCGGCTGGGTCTGGTGGTTCAATCATCACCGCCTCCTCGGGCCCCTCGGTGACATCCCGCCCGTGGAGTTCGAAGAGCAGTACCATTCGCGTCAGGCCGCTCTCCCCGAGCCCCTGGCACTCAAGTCAAACACTCTCCGGTGA
- a CDS encoding patatin-like phospholipase family protein, protein MMRNDNPARGAPNADFADLGERPWLVLGGGGMKGLAHVGAWQALRESNFHPAGIVGTSIGAMVGACLAAGMEWGDLVPIAFAIERGDVARINRRAALLNGVRQEALLLGEPLRDTLRAVLGALDWPDLRVPLLVNAVDLGTGETVWFGDGADTSIPLLDALYASAALPVFYPPIVAGGRTLVDGGVEFTLALHRAADSGATGIVAVDVGSRGPANPDEVREQGMIAIHQRVFSIMAERARSTLVRDWTDPPMLYVRPRLDGVGTFDFDRTDYLLSEGYRAARAALAREHPK, encoded by the coding sequence ATGATGAGGAACGACAACCCTGCGAGGGGCGCACCGAACGCGGACTTCGCGGATCTCGGAGAGCGGCCCTGGCTGGTGCTCGGCGGGGGCGGTATGAAGGGGCTCGCGCACGTGGGCGCGTGGCAGGCGCTGCGCGAGTCGAACTTCCATCCGGCCGGAATCGTCGGCACCTCCATCGGGGCCATGGTGGGGGCCTGCCTGGCGGCGGGCATGGAGTGGGGCGATCTGGTGCCGATCGCCTTCGCGATCGAGCGCGGTGACGTGGCCCGCATCAACCGCCGTGCGGCTCTCCTGAACGGCGTGCGCCAGGAGGCTCTCCTGCTCGGGGAGCCGCTCCGCGACACCCTCCGCGCCGTGCTGGGCGCCCTCGACTGGCCCGATCTCCGCGTGCCCCTTCTGGTGAACGCCGTCGATCTGGGCACGGGTGAGACGGTTTGGTTCGGCGATGGAGCCGACACCTCGATTCCCCTGCTCGACGCCCTCTACGCCTCGGCCGCGCTGCCGGTCTTCTACCCGCCGATCGTGGCGGGGGGGCGCACTCTCGTGGACGGAGGCGTCGAGTTCACGCTGGCGCTCCATCGCGCCGCCGACTCCGGCGCGACGGGGATCGTGGCCGTGGATGTGGGGTCGCGGGGACCGGCGAACCCGGACGAGGTGCGCGAACAGGGCATGATCGCGATCCACCAGCGGGTGTTCTCGATCATGGCCGAACGCGCGCGCTCCACGCTCGTTCGGGACTGGACCGATCCGCCCATGCTGTACGTGCGGCCGCGCCTCGACGGGGTGGGCACCTTCGACTTCGATCGTACCGACTACCTGCTGTCGGAGGGGTACCGGGCGGCCCGGGCCGCACTCGCGCGCGAACATCCCAAATGA
- the sufC gene encoding Fe-S cluster assembly ATPase SufC, which produces MSSSPILKIENLKAKVADEDLEILKGVDLTLDSGEIHAIMGPNGSGKSTLAKVLAGHPGYEVTGGSVTFKGEEILELEPDERSQAGIFLAFQYPVEIPGVSIANFLRTALQAQMGDDEEIDLFEFQDLLLDRMDLLDMDPAFAERPVNDGFSGGEKKRNEILQMACLKPSLALMDETDSGLDIDALRIVSNGVNKLREENPEMTVLLITHYQRLLNYIKPDYVHVMVDGRIVESGGPEVALQLEDEGYKDWTEVAPAGT; this is translated from the coding sequence ATGAGCAGCTCTCCCATTCTGAAGATCGAGAACCTCAAGGCCAAGGTGGCGGACGAAGATCTCGAGATTCTCAAGGGGGTCGACCTCACGCTCGACAGCGGCGAGATCCACGCAATCATGGGCCCGAACGGCTCCGGGAAGAGTACGCTGGCGAAGGTGCTCGCCGGCCACCCCGGATACGAGGTGACCGGCGGCTCGGTCACCTTCAAGGGCGAGGAGATCCTCGAACTCGAGCCCGACGAGCGCTCCCAGGCCGGTATCTTCCTGGCCTTCCAGTATCCGGTCGAGATCCCGGGCGTGTCGATCGCCAACTTCCTCCGCACCGCGCTGCAGGCGCAGATGGGTGACGACGAGGAGATCGATCTCTTCGAGTTTCAGGATCTGCTGCTCGATCGCATGGATCTGCTCGACATGGACCCGGCCTTCGCCGAGCGTCCGGTGAACGACGGGTTCAGCGGGGGCGAAAAGAAGCGCAACGAGATCCTCCAGATGGCCTGCCTCAAGCCGTCGCTCGCCCTCATGGACGAGACCGACTCCGGCCTGGACATCGACGCCCTCCGGATCGTCTCGAACGGGGTGAACAAGCTCCGCGAGGAGAACCCGGAGATGACGGTGCTGCTGATCACGCACTACCAGCGCCTGCTGAACTACATCAAACCCGACTACGTGCATGTGATGGTGGACGGCCGGATCGTGGAGTCGGGTGGTCCGGAGGTGGCTCTCCAGCTCGAAGACGAGGGCTACAAGGACTGGACCGAGGTGGCGCCGGCCGGCACCTGA
- the dacB gene encoding D-alanyl-D-alanine carboxypeptidase/D-alanyl-D-alanine-endopeptidase, whose product MRARGRQWALGVIALGALASPGGAQSADRLDALFDAPPYDRMHIGALVVDVETGEVVYARDAARRYVPASNQKVLTTLAALERWGPDYRFHTAIEADGEVSPDGILVGDLLVRGSGDPTLSERYYDDDEHPLRMLVGELYDAGLRRVRGDLVIDALEWDGEVVEESWMWGDLAFGYGSVGGVFVVGEGRAVVEARAGEAGGAAALHWTPLGDPDRFVSAVRVVAAGDDSDLSARIRRDGFGVEVTGTLAAHTSDTIELSVQDPVMEAGLVLRRLLSDRGIDVDGRVRVLTDSLQCRRSGCGAGTVLAGLRSPPLIEIVQGILEPSQNWMAEQLLWALGRGEDGRAGWEAGTEAVASILVDGFGVDSLDLVVRDGSGLSAYNLVTPRALVGMLQGVHRRPWAAAYASALAEPGETDSTLERRLEGLRGRVFAKTGTITHVNSLSGYIDTDDGRRLAFAILTNASGMRASQVRSVVDEAVRLLADGNDE is encoded by the coding sequence GTGCGAGCGCGCGGTCGGCAGTGGGCCCTCGGGGTGATCGCGCTCGGTGCGCTCGCCTCTCCGGGCGGTGCGCAGAGCGCGGACCGGCTCGACGCCCTCTTCGACGCGCCCCCGTACGACCGCATGCACATCGGGGCGCTGGTGGTCGATGTGGAAACCGGCGAGGTGGTCTACGCGCGCGATGCAGCGCGGCGCTACGTGCCGGCCTCGAACCAGAAGGTGCTGACGACGCTGGCCGCCCTCGAGCGCTGGGGCCCGGACTACCGCTTCCACACGGCGATCGAGGCCGACGGCGAGGTCAGCCCGGACGGCATTCTCGTGGGCGACCTGCTCGTGCGGGGTTCCGGCGATCCCACGCTCTCCGAGCGGTACTACGACGACGACGAGCACCCCCTGCGGATGCTCGTGGGCGAGCTGTACGACGCCGGACTCCGGCGCGTGCGGGGCGATCTCGTGATCGACGCCCTGGAGTGGGACGGCGAGGTGGTGGAGGAGAGTTGGATGTGGGGCGACCTGGCCTTCGGCTACGGCTCGGTGGGGGGGGTGTTCGTGGTGGGCGAGGGCCGGGCCGTGGTGGAGGCTCGCGCCGGGGAGGCGGGAGGCGCGGCCGCGCTGCACTGGACGCCCCTGGGCGACCCGGACCGATTCGTATCGGCGGTGCGGGTGGTGGCCGCGGGAGACGACTCGGACCTGTCGGCCCGCATCCGCCGCGACGGCTTCGGCGTGGAGGTGACCGGCACGCTGGCCGCCCACACCTCCGACACGATCGAGCTGAGCGTGCAGGACCCGGTGATGGAGGCCGGGCTCGTACTCCGGCGGCTGCTGTCGGATCGCGGGATCGACGTCGACGGCCGGGTACGGGTGCTCACCGACTCGCTGCAGTGCCGCCGCTCCGGCTGCGGGGCCGGCACGGTGCTCGCCGGCCTCCGGTCGCCCCCGTTGATCGAGATCGTGCAGGGCATTCTGGAGCCGAGCCAGAACTGGATGGCCGAGCAGCTGCTCTGGGCCCTGGGGCGCGGCGAGGACGGGCGTGCGGGCTGGGAGGCCGGCACCGAGGCGGTGGCGTCGATTCTCGTCGACGGCTTCGGCGTGGATTCGCTCGACCTGGTGGTTCGCGACGGGTCGGGGCTCTCGGCGTACAACCTCGTCACGCCCCGGGCGCTCGTAGGCATGCTGCAGGGGGTGCACCGCCGGCCCTGGGCCGCCGCCTACGCGAGCGCCCTCGCCGAGCCGGGCGAGACCGACAGCACGCTCGAGCGTCGCCTCGAGGGACTCCGGGGCCGGGTGTTCGCCAAGACGGGCACGATCACGCACGTGAACTCGCTGAGCGGCTACATCGACACCGACGACGGGCGGCGGCTCGCCTTCGCGATCCTCACCAACGCCTCCGGCATGCGGGCGTCGCAGGTGCGGTCGGTGGTGGATGAGGCGGTGCGGCTGCTCGCCGACGGCAACGACGAGTAG
- the sufB gene encoding Fe-S cluster assembly protein SufB, whose protein sequence is MPQNEVIQGLDLDVDKYGFSDEEQHVFRTQPGLSEEVVRQISAQKGEPEWMLEFRLEALRIYESKPMPTWGGDLSTLEETLDEIYFYVRPQDRMERSWDDVPDNIKTTFEKLGIPEAEQKVLAGVGAQYESEMVYHSLKKEWEDKGVIFDSIEDGLKNHPELFRKYFGTVVPSADNKFSAMNSAVWSGGSFVYIPKGVQLETPLQAYFRVNQERMGQFERTLIIVEEGARAHYIEGCTAPTYSTESFHSGVIEIVVNPGAHFRYTTIQNWSNNMYNLVTQRALVHEHATMEWLDGNLGSKLTMKYPSCYLVGEGAHGNILSIAYSGDGQHQDTGGKVVHAAPHTTSSIVSKSISKGTGRSSYRGLCKVYDGAVGAKSNVECDALLINETSRTDTYPYIEIEEKRSNIGHEATVSKVGDEQLFYLMSRGMSEEEAMALIVRGFIEPIAKQLPLEYAVELNRLIELEMEGSVG, encoded by the coding sequence ATGCCTCAGAACGAAGTCATCCAGGGACTCGACCTCGACGTCGACAAGTACGGATTCTCCGACGAGGAGCAGCACGTCTTCCGCACCCAGCCCGGGCTGAGCGAAGAGGTCGTCCGCCAGATCTCGGCCCAGAAGGGCGAGCCCGAGTGGATGCTCGAGTTCCGCCTCGAGGCGCTGCGCATCTACGAGTCGAAGCCGATGCCCACCTGGGGCGGCGACCTCTCGACCCTCGAGGAGACGCTCGACGAGATCTACTTCTACGTGCGCCCGCAGGACCGCATGGAGCGGTCGTGGGACGACGTGCCGGACAACATCAAGACCACCTTCGAGAAGCTCGGGATCCCCGAGGCCGAACAGAAGGTGCTCGCCGGCGTGGGCGCGCAGTACGAGTCGGAGATGGTGTACCACTCGCTGAAGAAGGAGTGGGAGGACAAGGGCGTGATCTTCGACTCGATCGAAGACGGCCTCAAGAACCACCCCGAGCTCTTCCGGAAGTATTTCGGCACGGTGGTGCCTTCGGCCGACAACAAGTTCTCGGCCATGAACTCGGCGGTGTGGTCGGGCGGGTCGTTCGTCTACATCCCCAAGGGGGTGCAGCTGGAGACGCCGCTGCAGGCCTACTTCCGCGTGAACCAGGAGCGCATGGGGCAGTTCGAGCGCACCCTGATCATCGTGGAGGAGGGCGCTCGCGCCCACTACATCGAGGGCTGCACCGCGCCCACCTACAGCACGGAGTCGTTCCACTCCGGCGTGATCGAGATCGTGGTGAACCCGGGGGCGCACTTCCGCTACACCACGATCCAGAACTGGTCGAACAACATGTACAACCTCGTCACCCAGCGGGCGCTGGTGCACGAGCATGCGACCATGGAGTGGCTCGACGGCAACCTCGGGTCGAAGCTGACCATGAAGTACCCGTCGTGCTACCTCGTGGGTGAGGGCGCCCACGGCAACATTCTCTCGATCGCCTACTCGGGCGACGGGCAGCACCAGGACACCGGGGGCAAGGTGGTGCACGCGGCGCCGCACACCACCTCGTCGATCGTGTCGAAGTCGATCTCGAAGGGCACCGGGCGCAGCAGCTACCGCGGCCTCTGCAAGGTGTACGACGGGGCGGTCGGCGCGAAGTCGAACGTGGAGTGCGACGCGCTCCTGATCAACGAGACCTCGCGCACCGACACCTACCCCTACATCGAGATCGAGGAGAAGCGCTCGAACATCGGCCACGAGGCGACCGTCTCGAAGGTGGGCGACGAGCAGCTCTTCTACCTGATGAGCCGGGGCATGTCGGAAGAAGAGGCGATGGCGCTCATCGTGCGCGGCTTCATCGAGCCGATCGCGAAGCAGCTCCCGCTCGAGTACGCCGTGGAATTGAACCGGCTCATCGAGCTGGAGATGGAGGGGTCGGTCGGATGA
- a CDS encoding AraC family transcriptional regulator, whose product MHRVLALSNWAEIPAQLREHPADLLVFTPLCCADGAEPRIAWMLRHHPEVGLLLYTDLEGGGREAWRFGRFGVDDLVVEGVDDGRHDVRRAARRALARALGRQVGRAVRGRIPPLLERCLVRAIDGAIRPMTAEDLAEPEGLDVGSLMHRLRSEGLPPTGRILRWGRLFRAAAALDRDEHSVEAIALALGYSTGAALSRAMRRDIGHPPSTLRERGGLQCAIEAFLNREGPAGPGPGLVLH is encoded by the coding sequence GTGCACCGGGTGCTCGCGCTCTCGAACTGGGCCGAGATCCCGGCGCAGCTGCGCGAACATCCCGCCGACCTGCTGGTGTTCACGCCCCTCTGCTGCGCCGACGGTGCGGAGCCGCGGATCGCCTGGATGCTGCGCCATCATCCCGAAGTGGGACTTCTGCTCTACACCGATCTCGAGGGCGGCGGGCGCGAGGCGTGGAGGTTCGGTCGCTTCGGGGTGGACGACCTGGTGGTCGAGGGGGTGGACGACGGCCGTCACGACGTTCGGCGCGCCGCGCGCCGCGCGCTCGCCCGTGCCCTGGGGCGGCAGGTGGGCCGGGCGGTGCGGGGTCGAATCCCCCCCCTGCTCGAACGCTGCCTCGTCCGCGCCATCGACGGCGCGATCCGGCCGATGACGGCCGAGGATCTGGCGGAGCCCGAGGGACTCGACGTAGGCTCGTTGATGCATCGCCTGCGGTCGGAGGGGCTGCCTCCCACGGGCCGGATCCTGCGCTGGGGCCGACTCTTCCGGGCCGCCGCGGCCCTCGACCGCGACGAGCACTCCGTGGAGGCGATCGCGCTGGCCCTCGGCTACTCGACCGGGGCGGCGCTGAGTCGAGCGATGCGCCGCGATATCGGCCACCCCCCTTCGACCCTGCGTGAACGTGGAGGACTGCAATGTGCCATCGAGGCGTTCCTGAACCGGGAGGGGCCCGCCGGTCCGGGACCGGGGCTCGTGCTCCACTGA